The genomic region AGGCCGGCCGGCACTTCCTCCGCTCACACCGTGAACCGGTCCAGTCATCGGACGAATCCGAACGGTTACGAACTGTTCCAAACACCGGACGCCGGTGCTTACAGTGCCCGGGTCGGGGTGAGAACGCTCTCGCCGACCAACCGCCCACCGACGGAGGGGACTCCATGCCTGACCACCTACCTCGTCGCCACGTTCTGCGCACCGCCGGCGCGCTCGGCCTGGGAGCGGCCGCGGCCGGCGCGCTGACCGGCCCGGCCGACGCCGCGCCGACGGCTACTACAGTCGCGTCCATGGGTTCACACCACGGCCGCCTGTCCATCCGCAAGGACCCGTTCGGTACCACCCCGGAAGGGGTCGGCGTCGACGTCTACACGTTCGGCAACGGACGGGTCACCGTCTCGATGCTGACCTGGGGCGCCACCATCCAGCGGGTCGAGACCCCGGACCGCCGGGGCCGCACCGAGAACATCAGCCTGGGCTTCGACAACCTGCCCGACTACGCCGCCCTCAGCCCGTACTTCGGTGCGACGATCGGCCGCTACGGCAACCGGATCGCGAAGGGCCGCTTCACTCTCGACGGGCGCAGCTACCAGATCCCGGTCAACAACGGCGAGAACGCCCTGCACGGCGGCACGCTCGGTTTCGACAAGAAGGTGTGGAAGGCCAAGGTCGTGCAGACCCCGTCGGCCGTCGGCGTCGCGTTCAGCTACGTCAGCCCGGACGGCGAGATGGGCTTTCCCGGCGAGCTGACCACCACGGTCACCTACACGCTGAACAAGCAGGACGACCTGCGCATCGACTACCACGCGACCGTGGCCGGCAAGCCGACGGTGGTGAACCTGACCAACCACGTCTACTTCAACCTGGCCGGTGAGGGCAGCGGCTCGATCGACGGCCACGTCCTGCAGCTGAACGCCCCGTCGTACACGCCGGTGGACGAAGGGCTGATCCCGACCGGCGAGATCGCCCCGGTGGCCGGTACGCCGTTCGACTTCAACCGCCCGACGGCGATCGGCGCGCGGATCCGGGACGACCACCCGCAGCTGGTGATCGGGCGTGGTTACGACCACAACTTCGTGCTCGGCGGCAAGCCGGACCGCGACGGCCTGCGGTTCGCCGCCCGCTTCTGGGAGCCCGAGGGCGGCCGCACCGTCACCGTGCACACCGCCGAGCCGGGCGCGCAGTTCTACAGCGGCAACTTCCTCGACGGCACGTTCCAGGGCATCGGCAACAAGTCCTACCGCCAGGGCGACGCCTTCGCCTTCGAGACCCAGCACTTCCCGGACTCCCCCAACCACCCCAACTTCCCGTCCACGGTTCTCCGCCCTGGCGAGACCTACCGCTCCACCACCGTCTACTCCTTCGGCACCAAGTAGTCCGGCCGGTTCGCGCGGACGGGTCAGTCACCCGTGGACTGACCCGTCCCGGCCGAGATTCACCGACGCCAGACCGTGCCCTGCCGGTCGCGGCCGATCCACTGCTCCAGCGCGACCACCTCCGCGGTCGCCCCGAGCTCGCGTTCCAGCAGCCAGTACGCCAGGTCGGTCCCGGCGAACCACCCGCTCCCGCAGGTCACCAGATCCCCGTCGTCGACGACCCGTGCGTCGATCACCTCGGCCCACTCCGCCAACCGCTCCAGATCCGCCCGGTGCGTCGTCGCCGGCCGGCCGGCGATCAGCCCGGCCGCGCCGAGCAGCAACGAGCCGGAGTCGATCCCCGCCAGAACCAGCTGCTCGCCGCCGGCGGCCTTCGCCTCGGCGAGCTGACGGGGAATCACGCCGCGCTCGATCTCCTCCAGCACCCAGCCGCCGGACACCGCCAGCACCCGGGCCGATTCCGGGGCCCAGGGCACCAGCTCGGCGAACGTCGTCCCGTAGCACCCGGTCACCTGCGTCGCGCCGTCCGCCGTCACGAGGTACGGCTCCACCGCGAGCCCCCGGCGCTGAGCGTTGGCGAACACGGCGTACGTCGCCAGCGCGTCGATCTCGGCAACCCCTTCGAACATCAACACATCGATCCGCATCCGCTCACGATGTCCCGCGCGGACCCGGGAGCCCAGTGGCCGGCAGGACATGGTTCGCTAGATTCGAGCCATGCACACCGTGGCGGTCCTCGCGCTCGACGGCGTCATCGGGCTCGAGCTCACCGGCGCCTGCCAGATCTTCGCCACGGCCACCGACCCGGCGTCCGGGCAGCGCCTGTACGACGTCCGCGTGTGCGGTGATCCCGGCGGGACCAGCGTGCTGGCCTTCGACCGGCCGGTGTTGCGCGCCGAGGCGCCGTACGGGCTCGCGGCCGCGCTGACCGCGGATACCCTCGTCGTACCGGCTGCCGGTGAGCCGTCGCCGGAGGTGGTCGAGCTGGTCCGCGCGGCACACCGGCGCGGCGTACGGATCGCGTCGATCTGCACCGGTGCCTTCACGCTCGCCGCGGCCGGCGTACTCGACGGGCGCCGGGCCACGACCCACTGGGACCACACCACGGAGCTGGCCCGGCGGCATCCCGCGGTGGAGGTCGTCACCGACACCCTGTACCTGGACGAAGGCGACCTGCTGACGTCGGCCGGGGTGACCGCCGGGCTCGACCTCTGTCTGCACCTGGTTCGCCGTGACCACGGCTCGGCGGTCGCCACCGCCGTCGCCCGCCGGCTGGTGATGGCGCCGCACCGCGACGGCGGCCAGGCGCAGTACGTTCCCACCCCTGTTGTCGAGGGCAACGATTCGCTGGAGCCGCTGCAGCACTGGATGACCGTGCACCTGGCCGAACCACTGACCCTGACCAGCATCGCCGCCCAGGCGTCGATGAGCACCCGCACCCTGAGCCGCCGTTTCCGCGCCCGGACCGGGACCACCCCGCTCCAGTGGCTGACCACCCAGCGCCTCCACCGCGCTCGCGAACTGCTCGAGACCACCGACCTCGGCATCGACCAGATCGCGTCCGCCAGCGGTTTCGGCAGTGCTCTCGTCCTCCGCCAGCACTTCGCCCGATCCCTCAGCACGACCCCGAGCCGCTACCGCCGCGCGTTCGCGCGACCGGGGTGAGTCGCCGCCGCGGTCAGCGGCTGTTCGGGCCGAGCCAGAGGCCGCCGTTGACCTCCAGGACCTGACCGGTCACCCAGCGGCCTTCGTCGGAGGCGAAGAAAGCGATCACGTCGCCGATGTCGTCCGGCTGACCGTGCCGGCCGAGCGCGGTGATGGCAGCCACTCCGGCCGCCGACTCCGGCTGCTGGAGCCAGCCGTTCATGTCGGTCTCGGTGATGCCGGGCGACACCGTGTTCACCGTGATCTGCCGCGGGCCGAGGGTTCGGGCCAGCGATCGGGTGAAGACGTTGAGGGCACCCTTCGACATCGCGTAGACGATTTCCGGCTGGGCGAACCACGTCACGCCGGACGACACGTTGACGATCCGGCCGCCGTCGCGCAGCAGCGGCAGCGCGCGCTGGGTGACGAAGAGCGGCGCGCGAAGGTTCACCGCCATCACCTGCTCGTAGGCCTCCGGCGTGATGGCCTCGATGCTGTCGCCGTAGTCGATCACGGCGGCGTTGTTGACCAGGATGTCCAGCCCGCGCCCGTCCAGGCCCGCGGTCAGCTGCTCGAACAACGTGTCCACGTCACCCTCGACGCCGAGCTCGGCCCGCACCGGGAAAGCCTGCCCGCCGGCGTTCTCGATCGCGGCCACCGTCTCCTTGGCGGCGGTGTCGTTGCGGCCGTAGTGCACCGCGACCAGAGCGCCATCGGCCGCCAGCCGCTCGGCCACCGCGCGCCCGATGCCGCGTGACGCCCCGGTCACCAGTGCGGTCTTACCGGTCAGAGCCATAGTTTTCTCCCTCGAAAGTGAACGATCCCTAACAACACGATAGGGAACGATCCCTAACATTGCTACCCTGGGCTCACCATGGTCGGCAGAGAGGGCGGCGAGGTGAGCGGGCGGCGACGAAGCGCGGCGGACACCCGGGAGCACGTGCTGGCGGTGGCGCACGACCTGTTCTACTGGCAGGGCATCCGGGCGATCGGCGTCGACCGGATCGCCGCCGAGGCCGGCATCGCCCCGACCACCCTGTACCGGTTGTTCGCGTCGAAGGACGACCTGATCGCGGCGTACGTCGAACGGGCGCACGCGGCGTACCGGGAGTGGTTCACCGGCGCGCTCGAGGCCGGCGGCAACGATCCGAAAGCCCGCGTGCTGGCGTTGTTCGACGAGCTGATGGTGCAGCTTGAGCCGGACCGCTGCCGAGGCTGCCCGTTCCTGATGGTGCTCACCGAGTTCCCCGATCAGACGCTGCCGAGCCATCAGCAGGCGGTTGCCATGAAGCAGTGGGTGCAGGACCAGTTCCTCGATCTCGCCTCAGCACTCGAGCCTGCGGACCCGGCCACGCTGGCCGGCCATCTCACGCTGCTCTTCGAGGGCGCGTACGCCACCGTTCAGGCGACCGGTATCGGTGGACCCGCCCGGCAGACCCGCGCGCTCGCTGAGGCGATCCTTCCGGGCTGACCTCTCGGCACCGCCAAAGACAGCTGATCAGGACGCCTGATAGACCCCCGGCGGCAGAGCGGTCGCGATGAGGTCGCCGAGTGCGGTGCGGGCGCGTTCGAGGTTGGCGATGGTGTCGGAAATGCGGTCGCGTTCGCGCTCGAACTGCGGGACCAGCTCGGGGCACGTCGGGACGAGTTGGTCGTCGTTCGTGGTCATGCAGGGCAGGAGCTCGGCGATCGTGACGGTGCCGAGTCCGGCGCCGAGCAGGACGCGGATGTGGCGGACCCGCTGCACGTCGTCCTCCGCGTACACGCGGTAGCCGCTGGACGTCCGAGCCGGTTCCAGCAGGCCCTGCTCCTCGTAGTACCGCAGCAGGCGGCCGCTGACGCCGGTCCGGCGGGACAGTTCACCGATGTGCATCTGGGTCTCCCGGGCTTGACTCTCACAGTGATGTGAATGTCTAGCGTCCGAGCATGACCGACCATTCCCGCACTCCCGTCACCGTTCTCGGGCTCGGCCCGATGGGTCAGGCGCTGGCCGCCGCTTTCCTGGCCGCCGAACACCCGACCACCGTCTGGAACCGCACTCCTGGCAAGGGCGACCAGCTGGCCGCGCAGGGCGCGACGGTCGCGTCGACCGCTGCCGAAGCCGCTGCCGCGAGCGGCCTGATCGTCGTCTGCGTGCTCGACTACGACGCCGTCGAGCAGATCCTCGCCGCGGCCGAACCCGTCCTGGCGGGCCGGACCGTCGTCAACCTCACCGCCGACTCCCCGGACCGCGCCCGGCAGACCGCGCAGTGGGCCGCCGAGCGTGGCATCCAGTACCTGGACGGCGCGATCATGACTCCCACCGAAACCATCGGCGGACCTGAGGCCGTCGTGCTCTACAGCGGCCCGAAGGACCTGTACGCCGGCCACGCGCCGGCCCTGGCCGCCCTCGGCGGCACCCAGTCCCACCTCGGCGAGGACCCTGGCCGGGCCGCCGCGCACGACGTCGCGCTGCTCGGCATCTTCTGGACCGCGCTGACCGGCATCATGCACGCCTTCGCGCTGGCCAAGGCCGAGAACATCGCCGCCCGGGACCTGGCCGGCTTCGCCCGCGGGATCACCGACCTGCTGTCGCCGAGCATCGACGGCTTCGCGGCGAACATCGACGCCGGCGAGCACCCGGGCACGACGACGAACCTTCTCTCGGCCGCCGCCGGCATCGCGCACATCGTGCACGCCTCCGAGCAGCACGGCATCGACGCCGGCCTGCTGCGCGCGGCGCACGCACTGACCCGGCAGGCGATTGCCGACGGCCACGGAACCGACGAGTTCACCCGGCTGACCGACACCTTGCTGCGGCACGCGACCCGCTGAGTCGGCGAGCGACGGGTTACCTCAGTACCTAAGGTCGGGGGCATGACGGACACGGTGCTGGACATCCCGTTCGACGACGCGTTCCGCTTCGATCCCTCGCCGACCTTCGCCGAGCTGCGGGAGAACCGCCCGGTGGCACGGGTGCGCACGCTGGCCGGGGCCGAGGTCTGGCTGGTGACCCGGTACGACGACGTCCGGCTGGTGCTGGCGGACCCGCGGTTCTCCCGCGCGGCGGTGGTCGAGCAGGGGGCGCCGCGAGTCGCCCTGGCCAAGCCGATGCCGAACAGCCTGACCACGACCGATCCGCCCGAGCACACCCGGCTGCGCAAGCTGGTCTCGTCGACGTTCGCGCACCGGAGGATCGAGCGGACCCGGCCGTGGGTGGCCGAGTTGTCGGCGCGGCTGGCCGACGACGTCGCGGCCGCAGGCGACGGCGCCGACCTCCGGCAGCTGGTCGCGCTGCCGCTGCCGATCCAGGTGATCTGCCAGCTGCTCGGCGTTCCGTACCAGGACCGGGAGCAGTTCCGCGAGTGGACCGAGCTCGGCTACAGCATGCGGATGGCGGAGAAGGACCTGGTCGAGAACGCGATGACCGAGCTGACGGCGTACATCGAGGCGCTGGTGGACCGCAAGCTCGCGACCGCGGACCAGCCGGCCGACGACCTGCTGGACGAGCTGGTCCGGGCCCGGGAGGCGGGTGACCGGCTGAGCCAGCAAGAGTTGATTGCCTTCGGCGTCAATCTGCTGGTGGCCGGGCACGAGACGTCGGCGAACCAGATCTCCAGCTGCGTGGCGACGTTGCTGCGCCGGCCGGAGAACTGGGCCCGGCTGGTCGCCGACCACACGCTGGTGCCGTCGGCGGTGGAGGAGCTGCTGCGGTTCAACCGGTTCAGCGAGGTCGGGCAGTTGCGGGTCGCGGTGGAGGACGTCGAGCTGCACGGTGTCCTGATCAAGGCCGGCGAGGGGGTGATGGCCGCGCTGAACTCGGCCAACCGGGATCCGCGCGCGTACGACGCCCCCGACGAGCTGCGGCTGGACCGGCAGGACAACAAGCACCTGTCGTTCGGCTTCGGACCGCACTTCTGCCTGGGCGCGCAACTGGCCCGGATCGAGCTGCAGGAGTCGCTGCTCGCCCTGCTCCGCCGCTTCCCGGAGCTGAGCCTCGCCAAGCCGGCCGAGGAGCTCGAGTGGCGCCGGGTGCTGGTCAGCGGCCTCGCCGAGCTGCCGGTCAACCTCGGCACCGTCGCCCCTGCCTGAACAAGCACCGAGGGCTCGTCCGGAACGTTCTCCGGACGAGCCCTCGCGGTCGGTGCTCAGGACTTGCTGGTCACCAGGTCGTGCTCGGCCTCGTACTGCTCGATGAACCGGCCGGCCATCGGCTCGCTGCAACCGATCGCGCGGGCCAGGTTCTGCGCGCTGCGGTCGTGGCCCTCGGGCCAGTCGGACAGCATGTTCCAGGCCCGCATGCGCTTCTTCTCGAGGTCGGTCGGCTCGGCCGGCGGCTCGTCGGCGTCGCCACCGGTGGAGACCGGCTCGGCGACGACGACCTGCGGCGCGGGACGCGACGTCGTCGACCGGCTCCGGGTGGTCGAACCGGTCTGGGTGGTGACCTTCGGCTCGGCCGGGACCACCGGCTCCGCGACAGCTTCCACCACCGGCTCCGGTACGCCGGGCCGCGCGACCTGGTCCTCCGGCGCGAACGGCGACGGCGGCTGCGGCTTCTGCACCACCGGCGACGCCTTGACCGGCTTGCCCGCCGCCCGGCCGTTCACCACGTGCTCGGACTCGTCCTCGACCACCTCGGCCTCGGTGACGCCTTCGGCACTGACCGGCGGATCGACGATGGCCATCAGCTCGCCGGTCATCGCCTCGCCCCAGGCGTCCTCGTCGCGCAGGTTGACGCCACCGTCGGCCGGTCGCAGCTGCTGCGGCTTGAGCGCGGTGCCCTCGACCACCCAGACCGCGGCCCGCAGGTCGTTGCGCTCCTCGGCCGACGCCGCGGGCGGCTCCTCCGGCGGCGGCGAGATGGCCCGGGTCAACTTGTTCGTGACCACCTCGTAGTTGATCCGCTCCTCCAGCATCCCGGCCAGCCGGTCGGCGTCGTACGTCGTCTCGGCGATCTTGGCCAGCCGCTCGTCCTGGTGCTCGGAGCGGATGTACTCCGCGACGGTGCCGGCGATCGCGTTGCGCCGGGCCGCGTTGCGGACGTGCTCGCGGGCCGCGCGCAGGCTCTCGAACATGCCGTAGCCGTGCTCGATCGCCAGCGCCCGGGCCTGCCAGGTCAGCCGCGGCTCGCGCAGCCACTGGACCACGCCGTACACCGGGCCGGTGTTCGCCATCTGGCCGGAGTTGCGCAGCGCGTCGCGGCGGCGGGCGGAGCTGTGGATCAGCCAGAGCACGTAGGCGAACGCGGACAGGCCACCGAAGCCGAAGGCCAGGAACCGCTCCTCGGGCCGCCAGTGGCCGACCACGTTGAAGACGAGCGCGACGATCGCGGCGAACAACGACATCGCGCGGTACGCGTAGGCCTGCTCGCCCTTGCGCCGGCGCAGGTCGGCGAGCGCCGCGGTCGCCACACCGCCGAGCTCGATGACCGCGACCGCGGGGGTGACGAGCGCGATCTTGAGAAAGGTCGAGAACCCTTCCTCGGGCCATGGGATGTGGGTGACGCCGGCCCAGACCTGGCCGACGAGCGCGGCGGTCGCCGCGGTGGCGTAGAAGGCGTAGGCGACCTTGTCCGCACCGGTGAGGGGTACGTTCGCGAGTTCGCCGGTACTGGTGCTGGTGCTGGTGGTGGTGTTCTCCTGCAAGACGTGGTCTCCTGACCGGTTTGGGCTCTCCGGCAGTTCGTCGGTGGTGGTCATGCGGTGGGCCTCCCCAGGTGGCTGCACGAGGCTACCGGTTCCCGGGGCGTTCAGGGGAGCTGAATCCGTACAACGATTCCGTCCTACCCCGGTGGCCTCCCCTGTCCCGGAGGAAAACCCGCTTCCTCACCGGACCCCGAGTACGGAATCGTTCGGCTCAGTACTCTCCAACGCCCGACTTCCTGAGACGTCACGCAAAGGACACCACATGGTCCGCCCGCTGAGATCACTGCCCCACCCCGAGGCGCTGCGCGACCACCTCGCCGAGGTCTACGGTCTGCCGTTCACCGGCTGCACGTTGCTCCGCTCCCTGGTCAACGACGTCTACCGAGTGACCGCTCCGGCCGGCTCGTTCGTGCTCAAGCTGTACGCCGCCGACGGCCGGCAGCTGCCCGAGATCCTTTGGGAGACAGGCCTTTCGGACCAGCTGACGACGGCCGGGATCGGCGTCCCTGTGGTTCAGCCCCTTGCCGACGGGACCATGGCCGGCGTGCTCGACGCGCCCGAGGGCGACCGCCCGTACGTGCTGACCTCGTTCGTCGACGGCACCAAACCCCAGCCGCCGTTCACCGACGATCTCTACCGCGCCTTCGGCGAACTGCTCGCGCGCTTCCACGACGCCACCGACGGCTTCACCTCGCCGCATCCGCGCCGCCCCGCGGAGCTGGCGCACCGGCTCGACGAGCCACTCGCCGCGATCCTCCCGCTGGTCGACGCACCCGACGCCGAACTGCTCCGGGAGTTGGCGGACGGCGTACGGGAGAACGTGGCCGACGGCTTGAGCTGGGGGATGTGCCACGGCGACGTGTCACTCGACAACGTGCTGCTCACCGGCGACGGCCTCACCCTGCACGACTTCGACTTGTCGGCCGAGGGCTACCGCGCCAGTGACTTCACCGGGGTGGCGACGACCCCGCACTGGGAAGCCTTCCGTCGCGGGTACACGACCGTGCGGCCGATCCCGGCGGCCGATCTCGCTGCCGTCGACTGGCTGATGGTCGTGGGCAGCATCGTCAACCTGCGCTTCCACCTGGTCGCCAAGCCGATGTTCCGGGGAACCGAGTCCCGCACCGAAGGCTGGGCCGACGCGGAGCTCAACCACCTCCGCACCGCCGCCCGCCACCTCCTCCTCTGACTCCTCCCCGACCCTCTCCCCTCTCCCCTCTTCTCCGGCCAAGTTGTGGGTTATCCCCCGAAATAACGGGGGCAGAACCCACAACTTGGCCGGTTATCCCTGGAAATGTGGTGGGGGCGGGTGGGGGCTGGGGCGGGGGTGGGGTCAGCGGGTGAGGGCTTTTTGGGCCTGGGTGGCGAGGGTCTCGGCGCGGGTGTCGTCGGAGGCGCCGTCGGCCACCAGTACGCCGTACCGGAAGCTGAGGTCGGCGCCGGCCGCGAACGGCAGTTCCTCGGAGAAGAACGGGGCCGGGCAGACCGCGGCGAAGTCCTCCGAGCGCACGAACCACTCCGGGGGATGACGCGGGTTCTCGCCGGCGTCGACGATCAGTACGGTCGACGCGCGGTCGGTCGCGTCGTGCTTGCCGGAGAAGCCCATCCACGGCGCCCGCTGGCCGCGCAGCTCGTCGCCGCCACTGCCCTGCGGCGCGAGCACCGTGCCGCCGGTGAACGAGCGCGGCCCGCGCCAGAACAGCCCGCCGTAGCCGGCGTTGGGGCGGCCGGCGGTGGTGGGACTGCCGAGCTGGACGGTGTCGCCCGAGACGTTGGTCATCGTGGTGCTGTAGAGCAGGACCCAGCCGTCGTCGGTCAGCCGGACCTCGAGCGTGCGCTGCTCGTCGGCGACGTGCGTCCCGCTCTGGGTGTGCCAGGCCAGCTCGTGGCTGAACCGGACCAGGTCGTCGGTGACGTCCAGCGCGACGATCCGCTGGTGGTCCATCGAGCCGTTGTTCTCCAGCTGCCGGTAGCCGTGCTCGCGCGAGTACGTCGGGCCGCCCCAGAAGTTGTCGTGGCCGAAGTGTGGCAGCGACCAGGCGATGCCCTTGTGCCAGACGTGGTCGTGCGGCCGGAACACGCTGACCAGGTCGCCGTCCAGCGTGCGCAGCGGATGGATGTACGGCCGCGGCGACTCCCGCTGCGCGTCGGTCGGCGCGTAGACGTAGGTGAACAGCTCGCTGTCGCCGGCCGTGACCTGGATCGAGCGGCCGACGGCGTGGTTGCAGCCGAGGTTTGACGTCATCAGTACGCACTCCGTCTCTCGTTGGTGGTGGCCCAAGGGGCACCGAGCTCACTGAACAGCGACAGGTTTTCCGCAGCCTGCGCGGCCCACTTGCCGACCTCCGCGACGACCGGGTGACGGCCCGGACCGTCTCCCTGCCAGTCGATCAGCGCCGGGGCGATCTCCTGCGGCGGCGACAGCCGGACCTCCTCCAGGACCCGGGTGAAGCCGCCGAGCTCGGCCAGCGGCGCAAGCAGCGGCACCGAGGGGTCGGCGCGGTGGTCCAGCAGGTTGACCAGCAAGTCGTCCCGCTCGTACTGCGTGGCGGTGGTGACACCGTCGACCGTCAGCTCCAGGTGGTCGGACGGGTAGCGCAGTACGGCGCGACCGCGGGAGCCGTGCACGATGATTGCGGGCTCGGCGCCAGGTGGTTCGGCGCACAGGGTCAGGGCGGCGAGAATCGTGGTGCCGCGGGTGGTGCGGATCCGGACGGCCGAGGTGTCGTCGGCCTCGATCGGGTTGGCGCGGTACAGGTCCGTCTCGACCGAGGCGACCTGGGCGGCGGTGCCGGAACCGTCGACCAGCAGGGCAGTCGCGGACGCGTGGGCGAACGGGTTGGTC from Kribbella flavida DSM 17836 harbors:
- a CDS encoding aldose epimerase family protein, which gives rise to MPDHLPRRHVLRTAGALGLGAAAAGALTGPADAAPTATTVASMGSHHGRLSIRKDPFGTTPEGVGVDVYTFGNGRVTVSMLTWGATIQRVETPDRRGRTENISLGFDNLPDYAALSPYFGATIGRYGNRIAKGRFTLDGRSYQIPVNNGENALHGGTLGFDKKVWKAKVVQTPSAVGVAFSYVSPDGEMGFPGELTTTVTYTLNKQDDLRIDYHATVAGKPTVVNLTNHVYFNLAGEGSGSIDGHVLQLNAPSYTPVDEGLIPTGEIAPVAGTPFDFNRPTAIGARIRDDHPQLVIGRGYDHNFVLGGKPDRDGLRFAARFWEPEGGRTVTVHTAEPGAQFYSGNFLDGTFQGIGNKSYRQGDAFAFETQHFPDSPNHPNFPSTVLRPGETYRSTTVYSFGTK
- a CDS encoding DJ-1/PfpI family protein, giving the protein MRIDVLMFEGVAEIDALATYAVFANAQRRGLAVEPYLVTADGATQVTGCYGTTFAELVPWAPESARVLAVSGGWVLEEIERGVIPRQLAEAKAAGGEQLVLAGIDSGSLLLGAAGLIAGRPATTHRADLERLAEWAEVIDARVVDDGDLVTCGSGWFAGTDLAYWLLERELGATAEVVALEQWIGRDRQGTVWRR
- a CDS encoding GlxA family transcriptional regulator, translating into MHTVAVLALDGVIGLELTGACQIFATATDPASGQRLYDVRVCGDPGGTSVLAFDRPVLRAEAPYGLAAALTADTLVVPAAGEPSPEVVELVRAAHRRGVRIASICTGAFTLAAAGVLDGRRATTHWDHTTELARRHPAVEVVTDTLYLDEGDLLTSAGVTAGLDLCLHLVRRDHGSAVATAVARRLVMAPHRDGGQAQYVPTPVVEGNDSLEPLQHWMTVHLAEPLTLTSIAAQASMSTRTLSRRFRARTGTTPLQWLTTQRLHRARELLETTDLGIDQIASASGFGSALVLRQHFARSLSTTPSRYRRAFARPG
- a CDS encoding SDR family NAD(P)-dependent oxidoreductase, which produces MALTGKTALVTGASRGIGRAVAERLAADGALVAVHYGRNDTAAKETVAAIENAGGQAFPVRAELGVEGDVDTLFEQLTAGLDGRGLDILVNNAAVIDYGDSIEAITPEAYEQVMAVNLRAPLFVTQRALPLLRDGGRIVNVSSGVTWFAQPEIVYAMSKGALNVFTRSLARTLGPRQITVNTVSPGITETDMNGWLQQPESAAGVAAITALGRHGQPDDIGDVIAFFASDEGRWVTGQVLEVNGGLWLGPNSR
- a CDS encoding TetR/AcrR family transcriptional regulator yields the protein MVGREGGEVSGRRRSAADTREHVLAVAHDLFYWQGIRAIGVDRIAAEAGIAPTTLYRLFASKDDLIAAYVERAHAAYREWFTGALEAGGNDPKARVLALFDELMVQLEPDRCRGCPFLMVLTEFPDQTLPSHQQAVAMKQWVQDQFLDLASALEPADPATLAGHLTLLFEGAYATVQATGIGGPARQTRALAEAILPG
- a CDS encoding MerR family transcriptional regulator, which produces MHIGELSRRTGVSGRLLRYYEEQGLLEPARTSSGYRVYAEDDVQRVRHIRVLLGAGLGTVTIAELLPCMTTNDDQLVPTCPELVPQFERERDRISDTIANLERARTALGDLIATALPPGVYQAS
- a CDS encoding NAD(P)-dependent oxidoreductase; protein product: MTDHSRTPVTVLGLGPMGQALAAAFLAAEHPTTVWNRTPGKGDQLAAQGATVASTAAEAAAASGLIVVCVLDYDAVEQILAAAEPVLAGRTVVNLTADSPDRARQTAQWAAERGIQYLDGAIMTPTETIGGPEAVVLYSGPKDLYAGHAPALAALGGTQSHLGEDPGRAAAHDVALLGIFWTALTGIMHAFALAKAENIAARDLAGFARGITDLLSPSIDGFAANIDAGEHPGTTTNLLSAAAGIAHIVHASEQHGIDAGLLRAAHALTRQAIADGHGTDEFTRLTDTLLRHATR
- a CDS encoding cytochrome P450, which produces MTDTVLDIPFDDAFRFDPSPTFAELRENRPVARVRTLAGAEVWLVTRYDDVRLVLADPRFSRAAVVEQGAPRVALAKPMPNSLTTTDPPEHTRLRKLVSSTFAHRRIERTRPWVAELSARLADDVAAAGDGADLRQLVALPLPIQVICQLLGVPYQDREQFREWTELGYSMRMAEKDLVENAMTELTAYIEALVDRKLATADQPADDLLDELVRAREAGDRLSQQELIAFGVNLLVAGHETSANQISSCVATLLRRPENWARLVADHTLVPSAVEELLRFNRFSEVGQLRVAVEDVELHGVLIKAGEGVMAALNSANRDPRAYDAPDELRLDRQDNKHLSFGFGPHFCLGAQLARIELQESLLALLRRFPELSLAKPAEELEWRRVLVSGLAELPVNLGTVAPA
- a CDS encoding phosphotransferase enzyme family protein, which gives rise to MVRPLRSLPHPEALRDHLAEVYGLPFTGCTLLRSLVNDVYRVTAPAGSFVLKLYAADGRQLPEILWETGLSDQLTTAGIGVPVVQPLADGTMAGVLDAPEGDRPYVLTSFVDGTKPQPPFTDDLYRAFGELLARFHDATDGFTSPHPRRPAELAHRLDEPLAAILPLVDAPDAELLRELADGVRENVADGLSWGMCHGDVSLDNVLLTGDGLTLHDFDLSAEGYRASDFTGVATTPHWEAFRRGYTTVRPIPAADLAAVDWLMVVGSIVNLRFHLVAKPMFRGTESRTEGWADAELNHLRTAARHLLL
- a CDS encoding PmoA family protein, producing the protein MTSNLGCNHAVGRSIQVTAGDSELFTYVYAPTDAQRESPRPYIHPLRTLDGDLVSVFRPHDHVWHKGIAWSLPHFGHDNFWGGPTYSREHGYRQLENNGSMDHQRIVALDVTDDLVRFSHELAWHTQSGTHVADEQRTLEVRLTDDGWVLLYSTTMTNVSGDTVQLGSPTTAGRPNAGYGGLFWRGPRSFTGGTVLAPQGSGGDELRGQRAPWMGFSGKHDATDRASTVLIVDAGENPRHPPEWFVRSEDFAAVCPAPFFSEELPFAAGADLSFRYGVLVADGASDDTRAETLATQAQKALTR